TAGACACTGCGGGCGATTCATCAATTCTGTACCGAGGATGGTCCACCATCGTATTTGGGATCTCAATCGTGACCCTTTCGCTTTCGACCGGTCGGCTCATTCCGAATCGCTAGCCGTCCATTGGAAACACGCATACAGAACGTGAGTTCTAGGTGCAGCCGATACGCGTGGATTCACAGCGGCGGCGAACCATCGCATGCAACGGAGCGGCGGTGGCTACTTTTCGCAAATGGAAGATCAACTCCCGCCGCCCGCTGATGCGTGGCGTTATCCGATTGATGATTTCCAACGCTTAACCAGAGTTGATAATGCCGCGAGATATGGACCTGATCCGGAAGTTGCTAATTTTCTTTCGAGACAAACCAGGGCCTGACATGGTCGACGTACCGCCGATTGAAGGCTTCGACGACGACAACATCAAATATCATTGTGTCCTGCTTTACGATGCAGGGTTCCTTCGTTGTGAACCGATCACTTCATCCACGAGTGATCGTGTTATCGAGGTGTATCCGTTTGACTTGACCTGGAGCGGCCATGAGTTCGTCGACAAGATTGCGAACGACGGGATTTGGGCCCGAGTTAAGGAGACGGTCTCATCACGCGGCGGTGTGATGGCATACAACGTGATTAATAGCCTAGCAACAAAGTACGCTCTCGATTCGGTTGGCTTGTAACGTAGACGCAAATGCCTCGGATAACCATGGCGTGCACACGGAGCGGGGCTTGCGGCTGGATTTGAAATGGACAACTTTATTCTCCCCGCCCGGTGACGCCGGACGTTCGCCGACCGAGTTTGTGACGCTCCCATGCGATTCAACCCTT
The DNA window shown above is from Crateriforma spongiae and carries:
- a CDS encoding DUF2513 domain-containing protein; amino-acid sequence: MPRDMDLIRKLLIFFRDKPGPDMVDVPPIEGFDDDNIKYHCVLLYDAGFLRCEPITSSTSDRVIEVYPFDLTWSGHEFVDKIANDGIWARVKETVSSRGGVMAYNVINSLATKYALDSVGL